The following DNA comes from Nocardioides sp. JQ2195.
CTCGCCGCGCAGGTAGCCCTGCAGTTCGAGGACGTCCTGCGGGAAGGTGTCGGACGAGGTGTTGTCACGCCGCAGCGCCCGCATCGTGTTCTGGTCACTGCCCGGCGCACGGCCCAGGCCGAGGTCGATCCGGCCGGGGTGCAGGGACTCGAGCGTGCCGAACTGCTCGGCGATCGTCAGCGGCGAGTGGTTGGGCAGCATGACACCCCCGGCGCCGAGCCGGATGGTCGTCGTGTGGGCCGCCACGTGGGCGATGAGCACCGACGTCGCCGAGGACGCGATCCGCGCCATGTTGTGGTGCTCGGCGTACCAGACCCGTGCGTAGCCTGACTCCTCCGCCTTCTGGGCCAGGGCCACCGTGCCGGCCAGCGCTTCACCGACCGGTTGGTCGCGGGCCACGGTGGCGAGGTCGAGGATCGAGACCGGGAGGGGCATGCGGCACCTTTCAGCGAGGGTACGGCGCACAACCGGCGCCGTCGTCTCTCGGGACAACCCCACCGGCAACGCATTTCATCCCACTGCTCAGCTGGCCCTGTCTACCTCGACGATGCGGTGGGAGCACGAGGCGGCGTACGCCAGCAGCGTGTCCTTCTCCGCCCGGTCCACGGTCAGCCCCCAGCGGACCTTCACCGCCACCCACTCCGTGACGTAGCGACACTTCGCCCGGGCGGGCATCCACTCGGCGGGATCGCGGTCGCTCTTCGAGCGGTTGGACGACGCGGTGACCGCCACGAGGGAACGATCGTCACCGAGATCGTTGGCGAACCGCTCGCGCTTGGCTGCCGTCCAGTCGCGACCACCGGAGTCCCAGTTCTCCGCCAACGGCACCAGGTGGTCGATGTCGAAGTCGCTGGGGTTCGTGGTCGTCCGGCCGTCGTAGTAGGAACGCCACTTCCCGGTCTGCACCGTGCAGTTGTCGTTCCAGGTCGCCTCGGCGCGGGTCTCAGCGAGGAGCACCTCGGCGCGGGTGTTGAAGCAGTCCGAGTCGGCATCCGTCCAGTGCTTGTACGCCGACCGGTCGTAGCCGGTCCGGTTCTCCGTCGCGACGTCCAGGCGCCGGGTCCGGGCGACCAGCGACTTCAGGTGCGGCCGCACGTCCACGACCACTCGCGCACGGTCCCGGCGACCGTGCTTGTCCGTCACGCTGTAGACGATCCGGTGCCTGCCCACCTCCGTGTCGCGCGGCCGGATGCTGAGCTTGCGCCCGTTGCGCACGTCGGCGCGCAGCCGGGCAGGCGCCTTCACGATCCGCACCCGCGCCAC
Coding sequences within:
- a CDS encoding HNH endonuclease family protein; amino-acid sequence: MVVLLLGLALVGWQAPARAHGSAPEAVKDRVEVRAGTEVVVRPLANDSVAHKRVARVRIVKAPARLRADVRNGRKLSIRPRDTEVGRHRIVYSVTDKHGRRDRARVVVDVRPHLKSLVARTRRLDVATENRTGYDRSAYKHWTDADSDCFNTRAEVLLAETRAEATWNDNCTVQTGKWRSYYDGRTTTNPSDFDIDHLVPLAENWDSGGRDWTAAKRERFANDLGDDRSLVAVTASSNRSKSDRDPAEWMPARAKCRYVTEWVAVKVRWGLTVDRAEKDTLLAYAASCSHRIVEVDRAS